In Mycobacterium sp. ITM-2016-00317, the genomic window GTGCTGCGAGCGATATTCACGTTCGCTCGGATGACCACAGGCGTTGGTGAGTCTTACCCGCCGGCGACGGCACCGCCCCGGCGCGCACATACGCGGAGAAGAGAAACGCGACAGTAATCTCCTCGAAACCCGCTCATGGTTTCCTCTCATCAGACTCGGTTTCATCCAAAGAGATCAGCTTGGAGGCTCCATGACGAGCATTTCTGCCCCGCCGTTTCTGGTGACATCCGGCTTCTGGGAGAAGCTTCCGCGGATGCCCCTCGAGCAGTATCCGGGCACCGAGGGGTTCATCGACGACGTCTACGCCAACCCCAACGGCGTGCCGATGTCCTCGGGCTACTTCGAACTGCGCAACACCGATGCACCGCTGGACTATTACTACGACTACGACGAGATGAAGGTCGTCCTCGAAGGCGAGTTCCGGCTGGAGAACGTCGACACCGGTCAGGTCGAGATCGCCAGGGCAAAGGACGCGATCTTCTTCCCGAAGGGGTCGCGCATCCTGTTCTCCACGCCGACTCGCGCGCTCGCGTTCTACGTCGGCTACCGGTCGTTCGCGCCCTGAAGCCGCCTGTGCTGGAACGCTTCCGTGTGGCGCCCGGCTCGGTCACCGCGGTCAGGGTGTTCGGCGGCGACCGCCTCGACATCGTCGACCAGTACGGTCGCCAGCCTGCCGAGTTGACGGTGCT contains:
- a CDS encoding ethanolamine utilization protein encodes the protein MTSISAPPFLVTSGFWEKLPRMPLEQYPGTEGFIDDVYANPNGVPMSSGYFELRNTDAPLDYYYDYDEMKVVLEGEFRLENVDTGQVEIARAKDAIFFPKGSRILFSTPTRALAFYVGYRSFAP